A genomic window from Macaca thibetana thibetana isolate TM-01 chromosome 16, ASM2454274v1, whole genome shotgun sequence includes:
- the HEATR9 gene encoding protein HEATR9 yields MAYEKSTDIFDISRSMFLYPWLEYPDRTKELRKAMAPVHLPLSCYQMPKEEFPPSPECWRQHPSKPNSVPYCYFNKPEIYTHWHDLYDQREEREAEKMLRKMRDDHRYIKEVHQTHIQMFHLPMSKLTIKSEMQSRPLEPTWDPLKWQRLRELTKSLESPREDEQFYAAQALGCLRISDKFVMKALQQVAQTGPEKVQYEAYRTLAILGCLNKHVIRALIKQLKEKNEGQRMETLTGLRMALNSWAAVSKDKRTQVGDEGKLVPVLQTLIKKSSSEASLEAALCLGFLRPRSNMVQEFLLQCLCQGLKTQRMKALRMLVKVMHVHSAPVIRAVLDQLCSSSVLEDRFEATQMLKTIGLEQIQAQGLEELTFNLLRRKTHNEPFLAVRQAVAQTVEELKLKPMMMNLVEAQLMNPDATARQEAVISLGVLGIRSPQVFHLLLDLLDAENHQAVKKSLQETLILCASIDPWIQNKLKNKVLFVYEAPKTNVKAEPTRFRKEPENPEELTIQDFRLAKLNPLFTAKSITKVGQKKTPAFPPYCSKPRKHRPQAIGPWQPRIKKQLRVLAETAK; encoded by the exons ATGGCCTATGAAAAATCAACTGATATCTTTGATATCTCCAGGTCAATGTTCCTGTATCCATGGCTGGAATATCCAGACAGGACCAAAG AACTCAGAAAAGCCATGGCTCCTGTTCATCTGCCCTTGTCCTGCTACCAG ATGCCAAAGGAAGAGTTTCCCCCAAGTCCAGAGTGCTGGAGGCAGCATCCGAGCAAGCCAAACTCAGTCCCGTACTGCTACTTCAATAAACCTGAGATCTACACGCACTGGCACGACCTGTATGATCAGCGAGAGGAACGGGAGGCTGAGAAGATGTTGAGGAAAATGAGAGATGACCATAG GTACATCAAAGAAGTACATCAAACCCACATCCAAATGTTCCATCTCCCCATGAGCAAGCTGACTATAAAATCTGAGATGCAATCTAGGCCCTTAGAGCCTACCTGGGACCCCCTGAAGTGGCAAAGATTAAGG GAACTCACAAAAAGCCTGGAATCTCCCAGAGAGGATGAGCAATTCTATGCAGCACAG GCTCTGGGATGCTTACGCATCAGTGACAAGTTTGTCATGAAGGCACTACAGCAGGTG GCCCAAACTGGTCCAGAGAAAGTACAGTACGAGGCCTACCGAACCCTGGCCATCCTGG GTTGCCTAAATAAGCATGTGATCCGGGCTCTCATCAAACagctgaaggagaaaaatgagggTCAAAGGATGGAGACTTTGACGGGGCTACGAATGGCTCTTAACTCCTGGGCTGCTGTCTCTAAAGACAAG AGGACTCAAGTCGGGGATGAGGGCAAGCTGGTGCCTGTACTACAGACACTGATCAAGAAGTCGTCCAGTGAAGCATCTCTGGAGGCAGCCCTGTGCCtgggtttcctgaggcctcgcaGCAACATGGTCCAAGAGTTCTTGTTGCAGTGCCTGTGCCAAGGACTCAAGACCCAGCGGATGAAG GCACTTAGGATGCTGGTCAAGGTGATGCATGTGCACTCAGCCCCAGTCATCAGGGCCGTCCTAGACCAGCTGTGTTCTTCCAGTGTCCTTGAG GACCGCTTTGAAGCCACCCAAATGCTCAAGACCATTGGGCTGGAACAGATCCAGGCACAGGGGCTAGAGGAACTCACATTTAACCTGCTCAGGAGGAAGACGCATAATGAACCCTTCCTC GCTGTGAGGCAGGCTGTGGCTCAAACTGTGGAAGAACTCAAGTTGAAGCCTATGATGATGAACTTGGTGGAGGC ACAACTGATGAACCCagatgccactgcacgccaggaAGCAGTCATCTCTTTG GGTGTCCTGGGGATCCGCAGCCCACAAGTGTTCCACTTGCTCCTGGATTTACTAGATGCAGAAAACCACCAGGCTGTGAAGAAGAGT CTACAAGAAACATTAATCCTTTGTGCCTCAATTGATCCCTGGATCCAAAACAAGCTGAAAAACAAGGTTCTCTTTGTATACGAGGCACCTAAGACCAATGTGAAGGCAGAGCCCACAAGGTTCCGGAAAGAGCCTGAGAACCCAGAAGAGTTAACTATTCAAGACTTTCGACTTGCAAAGCTGAACCCCTTGTTTACTGCAAAGTCCATCACCAAAGTAGGCCAAAAGAAAACACCTGCTTTCCCACCGTACTGCTCGAAACCACGAAAACATAGGCCACAGGCCATAGGGCCCTGGCAGCCAAGGATCAAGAAACAGCTCCGGGTCCTTGCTGAAACTGCCAAATAA